The Cottoperca gobio chromosome 5, fCotGob3.1, whole genome shotgun sequence region GACTATTCAGGTTTTTCATACTAATGTCTCAATCACAGATGAATCATGGATTATTTTGGCTTTTTGTCAAACACACCCACACGGGTATCAGCTTTCTTCATGGAGAAACAAATGCTGTTTGTTGTAAAACTCAGTGACATTCACCATTCGCTGTCTGTACAGAAGCCATTTTTTGATTTATGTTGTTGGCACTGTCAACTCTGTTTTTGATGTGACACTCCTTTTGTGGACATGTAGAGAcggtttttgcatgtttttcctCCTACTGTTACCATATGGGAAAGCTCAACATGGCCttcttattgatttattgacttGTTAGCAGCAGCATATTAACTCTACAGTCTTTCAATCTGCCTAAGGATTGCTACTATTGATCTTGTTCTGCTTGACGTCGATTTTATGAACTACCCAGCCCTTTTTAAAGCTTGCAACTTTGCCTGGTTTGCTTTTCATTAGACAATCTGAGGTCATGTAAATAGATGGAGGCAGGGTAGAATTggatacattttcaaataagaACTATACATTTATGCAGAAATGCTACTTTTTAATAATGGAGAAATCCATCCATAGATGCTGGTTATACATATTAGGATTTTACTCTTCAGGAAACCCCCCTGCTCCTATCCACCTCGTGGAACTAGCTGTAGTACAGTCTGGAAAATTAATTCAGGAAATCAGGAAAAGCTCTAATTGAGCTAACGGTCATGCAGATGATAAAGGCCTGAAACATGACTGCGATTTTGCGGTTGATGAGGCAGCTGACTTCACAGGATGTGCCTGTAAAACAAGGGAGGGCATTGTCTCTCCCACTTGTGAGAGTCAGAGAGGAGCCTATTTTTACATGAATACCAAGTTGAGGAATGTAATGCAGTTGGTCGCAGTCACTGCAAACAGCTGCGAGTTGCACATACCCCTCCTTCCTCTATCCCTCCTAGACAGATGAATTGGAGCAGCCTAACAGGATTGGGCAGAGCTGACATCATCGTTTTTGCCTTGCTACGTTGACAGGAAGTTGAGAATCTGATGCAACTGGTGCTTCCTCTTAGAAATAACAGGAGCCTATCAAAGTCAATTAACAACACCTTAACTAAAGTGTGGCTTTTTATAAACCTCTTCTAAACAACAttcagcaatatttttgaaagtaGAACTTGTTAAAATCTAATTTGGATCACACCACTGTTTCCTTTACATGCTAGAGCCACACCTTCCAACTTTGTAATGCTTTAACACATTCTCAATTCTTGAAAAAACCTATTTGGAGACTTACAATGTTCTCATACAACAGCAGCATGTTTTAAAGAAAGTATTTCCAATGTAAAAGAGGGTCATCAACACTTCCTACATGTTTTGAGGGTTGGTAAGAACAATTTAAGTCGTCCATAATGTCTGACAttttgaagaagtgtgtgtgtgtggggggcgGTTTGTTCCTGTTGTGGTTTGAAGGTGAGCACTGACATCTAGTGGTTTAACACTGTAACTTGTCACTGTTCCCTCCAGGATGAACAGATTGAATGGGGAAAGCAGGAGTTGACGACTGCAGATATTCAGCAGAAGGTGAAGGAATACAACGCTCAGATAAACAGCAATCTGTTCATGAACACGGTGAGAACTAATGAGACTCAACAAATCCATGACATTTTTATGTAATGGGGTTTTTCCTTCAgtgtaacatttgtattttttatcaaCAGAACAAAGATGGTTCCTACACTGGCTTCATAAAAGTGCAGTTCAAGTTGGCACGACCTGTGTCAGTTCCACCTCCAAAGAAAGGGGGTCATGCTGCTAGGGGGGGGAGGGCTAGCGGGGTGAAGCGTCGCACCTCTTTCTACCTGCCAAAGGATACATCCAAGCACCTGCACATAAGCTCACGCACTTCTGCTCGTGAGGTCATCGAGGCTTTGTTGAAAAAGTTTACTGTGGTAGACAATCCTGGCAAGTTTGCTCTGTTTGAGCGCAGCGAGCGCCATGAGCAAGGTACCGCTACTGTTTTCATTATGTTTACACCTTGAACTCCTGCAGTGTTATTCACTTAATTTAAATCAGAATTTGCGTTCTGAATactaaatgttgtctttttatcTGCCTCTTGCAGTTTATATTCGCAAGGTGTCTGATAACGAGCGCCCCCTCCGTCTGCGTCTGTGTACCGGGCCCAATGAAAAGGTCCTCAGCTTTGTTCTGAAAGAGAATGAAACTGGAGAAGTCAATGTGAGTGCAACATCAGGGTCTCCATGGTTCTTAAACAGTCTCGGGTTTGGGGtgcatttatcttttttattaattttttattagTGCTCTTAACTATTGCCCCCTTTGCATTACCTTTGTAGCAGTGAGATTACATTAATTATATGGGGTTTGCATCTTTGTCACCTTTTTTCACTCCTGATTAGTTTAAGTTGTCTTTACAGTGTACTCTTATGTTTATTTGATGGGACATTGTTTTCCATTGGACTTGGCCTCTTTTACTTTCATTAATGAGAAGGCAAGGATGTTGGCTATTGTGCACGGAATATTTTAGCTATTCCAAATCAATAACGGTGTATAGTGTAGTTTGTCGATTTTTCTTTTGCCTCCGGCCTGCAGTAATGGTATTCTTTTCAATTAGAGATACtaaaaaggtattttaaaaGTCATTACATTTGTTCTTAAGTGTGCAGATACCATGAACCTGAGAATAAGGGAATCCAAACTATGTGGTTAGTTTATAAAGTGTACATACACTAATGCAATTGTTTATCCCTTACAGTGGCATGCCTTCTCCATGCCTGAGTTGAAGAACTTCCTGCGCATTCTGCAGCGTGAAGAGGAGGAGCACGTCAAGCAGATAGTGCAGCGGTACGCTCTGGCCCGCACTAAGATGCGGGATGCTCTGGCTGGATCGACTCCCGGCTGAGACGACTCTGCGCTCGGGGTTAAACGTGCACCTCTTGGCTGGACACCTTAAGATGACCAGTCATCGCTGCATCCAAAGATCCCAGATAATACAACTCAAAACACCTCTTGGGTGAacgagagagtgagacagggcGCAAGACAATGAGAGAGAGCTAGCGCGAATGTGCGTGTGAAATGATGCGAGAGATGAGAAGTGCCTTACACCTGGAGAGTCTGATGTGCCTGAGAGAATGAGTTGAGAGAAGTGAATACTGGCAGATGAGACTGTGGTTGTATCCAGTAACGTCTTTTGCTATTGGGTACCATCTGATTATCCTATATACCTCAGCTGTGTCACTTtaactttaaagaaaatgtcaatgATGGTTTTGCCATTTTTAGGTATAAATAAGTATGTTGATTATACATTTTTAGGTGCCGTACTTAACTCATGCCCTGTGCTATAATTGAGCTGATAATCAAACGTCTGGAAGTTAcattcctttttttcctccagaATATACAATTGGTAACCTGTCCAATCATGACATTACTGCCAAGTGTAAACTAAATCTGGTCCTTGAAAACCTACTTTAAAAACCAACGtccattttgacatttttcgtTTATCCTGTTAGAAagttaaatacacatttgttgCTGAAAGGTATTTGGATTTTCATTTGACCCAGGCTCAAAAATCTGCCAGTTCCTCTCGACACCCCTGATGGGtgcaactcttttttttttttttactgtcaaaTTGCGAGTTTGACTGATGTATGGACATTTGTATGCAACTATGAATGTCAGAGAGAGCAGTGTCACTCTGGTTGACTGGAATCTTGAATGAATATTGGTATACATGTGTTTCACTACTTTTTCATTCCctatatctttgtttttttctgtcctttataagaaaatgtttgtcttctgtttttcagttcactatCATTGTATCCGTTTATGCACATATTTACATGTAGAAGCAAAAATTCAAAATGTCGTGACAAATGTGCACGGcgttcagtaaaacattttttccagTTCAAATaagtttttgtatttcttcagaTATCTTACGtgattgaaaaatatatttttcgaaaaaaagtaaaatatggAAATTTAACATACCCTTTAACTAAACTATTAACACTATTCCAATCCTAGACCTAGagttaaatgcatttttttttctgatcattattttaattaacatCCCTAAAATAATGGTTACAATGTTTTGCTTCAACTGTCTCCGTGCCGACGTCTGtcagatcagctgatcaccttaTCGTAAGGACCAAaacagctaacgctagctcAACATAGCCGGTGGTAAAAGTTATGAAAGGAAATGGCGATTTAATACTGTAGGATAAGGTAGGAAAATTGATCTGAAGTACGTTTAAACGCATCGTTGTTGGCTGTGTAGGGCAAAGATATCCCTGTGTTCGTTTAGGAGACATTGCTGCCTCGTCTCACTAGTTATCATTTAGCTCATGTAAGCTAACCTGCGTCAGTGGCAGAAGCTAACAGGCTAACTCACCTAAATAAGCAGGTGCCGTTAGCTACAGTTAGCTAGCTTTTATTAAACGTATACAGTGCTTTAGGTATAAAAGGACAGTTGTGTTTATACTTTAATTTAGCAATATAACTAACGTTTAGAATCAGATTGCTTGCGTTTTAGGTTCAGTAGTTGTATGGCCCAGTGTTAGCTTCATGTAAAGCTTAAATCAGACCGCCTCGACACTGTCATGTTTAGTGAGCTGATATTTTTTATAGTGCCTTCATCGAAGTAAAGCTTGACAACAGTTCGTGTTTCGGCATCTTTGATTCAATTGCATCTCTGAATcaaactgacattttacagGGTAAAATAGCAGGAACGGCATTTAATCCAGTGTACTGTAACCATTCATCAACAAGAATTAGATCCACCTAGTTAACAGCCACTTAGTGCTTTACAGTAGACAGCAGAGATGCACAAGTAGTCACACCACCAGGCAGAGAAATGCACGTCTGATTGGGAATGTGTTCTTTGTGCACTTTTAATTTTCAGATCCTGGCTTTGGTAAGAAATTGACAGCGTCTGGCCACCAACCAGATTGAAAGCTTTAACTGGAGACTAACTATGTCTTATGTCTGAAAATGGGAGGAAGTGGATCCAAAGCCAAAGGTGTCTGGCCTTTCTCAGGCAGTGGAGCTGCTGGAGGGGATTCAGCCAGTGAAGGGAACGAGCAGTCTGTGGCCCGCCTCAAAAGTTCCAGAAATGCAGCACCATTTGTTTTTACCAGAAGGaggtaaataatacattattggTTAATGGTAAATGATCAGTTTGCCcacaacacaatatatattcttacttatttttattatttttaatgaggtTTTGGGATATCAATATCAAGGAGATAAAATGGAGGTCAATGGCTATATAATAAAGGCATTTTACGCTTCTATTATATAGCTGAAAATTGAGAAATTACACCCTCTGAGGGGACACAGAGAGATGGGGAATGATATGCAACAAAGGTCTCAGGATGGCTGGAACCGGGATTGCTGTGAATCATGGTCAGCGCCCTAACCCCTAGGCCACCAGGGCGCTCCAAACTAAAATAGTCCCAATGAAAAACAGT contains the following coding sequences:
- the LOC115008174 gene encoding ras association domain-containing protein 1-like isoform X1, whose amino-acid sequence is MSWGEFIELRDMRADRETIELIHGSHLPCSPPRLERANALRISPGKVPDRLSRAGIIRVLSSTQDPQLTEEKGEGHNFQPCSHAQPTWCDLCGDFIWGLYKQSLRCVNCRFTCHHRCRDGIRLDCSWDRGSAADHTYVVEHTIETDTNVDEQIEWGKQELTTADIQQKVKEYNAQINSNLFMNTNKDGSYTGFIKVQFKLARPVSVPPPKKGGHAARGGRASGVKRRTSFYLPKDTSKHLHISSRTSAREVIEALLKKFTVVDNPGKFALFERSERHEQVYIRKVSDNERPLRLRLCTGPNEKVLSFVLKENETGEVNWHAFSMPELKNFLRILQREEEEHVKQIVQRYALARTKMRDALAGSTPG
- the LOC115008174 gene encoding ras association domain-containing protein 1-like isoform X2; this translates as MTNAASSSDKTPSFEMTWGSSTSSGYCSDEESDSEFEQYFTAKTSFFPKTRKDNVAANVTANVKQDEQIEWGKQELTTADIQQKVKEYNAQINSNLFMNTNKDGSYTGFIKVQFKLARPVSVPPPKKGGHAARGGRASGVKRRTSFYLPKDTSKHLHISSRTSAREVIEALLKKFTVVDNPGKFALFERSERHEQVYIRKVSDNERPLRLRLCTGPNEKVLSFVLKENETGEVNWHAFSMPELKNFLRILQREEEEHVKQIVQRYALARTKMRDALAGSTPG